The Arctopsyche grandis isolate Sample6627 chromosome 12, ASM5162203v2, whole genome shotgun sequence genome includes the window caGTATTGCTGGTCATTTGTgacccaagtcgatcgtttcctatcagagttcctAATCAAATTTGGCGAAACCAACTTAACTAAAAttcgtcaccactatttgaatatgatttcaaatttatatatgtataagttgaATACCTTAGATGGCACTCAGGGGCATCATGgtacaataaaaattgtattaaaaatatatgtagatatcgcTGTATGCTTGTTTATTAATAACTTGCTGTAATGGAAAATGTCAGTGATTATCAACACAGCGTCAGAACACTTTGTTCTTTGTATGTGAAACTTTACATATTGCAATCCATTAgcgattattttacatatacatttgtatgtatataaaaaaaatccccaaaacacacagtcgcacacacattttttttagatcatgaaaacgtgatcagtgatcgattttgagttagaatcaatcaaaatatcgagttagaatttttgcatgatcacaaaacatcatctattgttactacgtacatacatatatttgtagccATAGTGTCgacttggagctaatctgtaacgTCACTAtggaaaatttgtaaataaataaataataaagtaaaaagttttttatgaaatgaaaatcaatttttctaaatgtatgtatgtgtgtaaattttTCAAACTTCTTTAATTACATCAGTTACTTAAAGTTATCAACCAGTCGCCTTAGTGATATGTAAGTAACTCGCCAATTCCATCAGAGATTTTAGCGATACGTAAAAACGATtcgaaacgtcaaaaaaaatacacatcactCTCGCCGTCCCTTTCAAGCGGATGCGCCATATAAGGCAACAAAAAGAGATAGAGCTAACATAAACGGGAAAGCGATTCCCTAAACGTATAGTGGAAATTTCGACATCCTATATTTTTATGAGCACTAAATTTTATCGCCGTACACGTGTCCTCTGCTTTATCAGGACATATCCGCATTTATGTCTctgtattacaatataatacgtacatacattatagtGGCAAAACATGGACATgatcaaaattttgtttatcgCAGGCGCATGCATAAGACCATTTCGATGTACCTCTATTCTGGTTAGGGTCCCCCATTATATTAATTACAGTTGGGTGTAAGTCGAGTATTCGGTGAATTAAGTCACGATCCCTCGAGATCCCGCTAAGATTCCCAAACAGTCTCCGTTTACGTAATacgtgtacatgcatatatgtatgtatgtatgtacatacatccatacacaTTACACAATTAAACGTCGGTGCTGTGAGGATATTTGAGATGTCGAAATGTGGAATTTGTGTGTGTTCATCGCTACGTTCAGATTTCATTATCGCACTCAGTCTATTCACCAAGTGCCGTGATTTATTATGCATATTATTGTTGACGTCtatgtattcaattttatcACGCCTTAATTGCGCGTTCTCactaaatcaatttatttcaacGAGATTAAAAGCCTCGTTGACGACATTTTCCAGTATGTAAattcatctacatataaacTTCAATAAATCTTATCAGCGAAAATCATAAAGCTTGGcaatctaattttaaataaaaggtaCTCCAGAAAAACAGTCCGCTTATTCATCTCGAGTGAACGAATCATTTGATAGATCAAACTGCCCACGTGAAAAAgtcttatgtatttttatgtatttgtaacAATCGTTTCCGGACTTTCCTGGTTCTgtttctatgaattttaaaatttattcaatgatcACGATGAATGTCTTTTTTAGTAGAAATCATCTTGTAGGATtgcatttatattaaaaaaaatagtataattaaTCAAAGAAAATTCAAATAACACTTCAAAGCttaaatatttagtaaatacgtttcaacaaaataaaaacatataaaaaaaagctcCTATATGTCACCAtagacaaaaatatatgtagtttttatcTGCTTTTACAGAGAACTAGACgtttcatacataatatgtatacatagtttcccataaaaaatcatattaaagaACACGCTATGAGAATTTAGAAATTCATTTTTTctatacatgatatattcacgcacgtgtacatatatgtatatatataacacatatgtacttataaaatgCGTATATAAATAGAGAAAAATGTTTGTTGATGTTGACTGAAATAtatcttttattaaaaattgcagGCATGGcgagttatttaataaaatgtacatacaaaaatatgatatttaaacaGGTAATGTGAATATTTACCTGAAAATACTAGACGATGTACATAAGttacaatatttacatttgaaaatttcaGTAACGAGTCTATTTTATtcgttcattaaattttacaaaaaaatatttgaaaactacAAGATGAGTTTTGTTTTGAAACTTTAGCTTAGAAACTAATTTACagtaataattacatacaaatttaataaataaatagaattttccGCCTACTTACATATCCACACTTATAcgttcatacgtacataataccgatgtatatgtacttgtaaCAGTGGCTTAACTACTATGTAGCGAGGGTAAGCAATGCTTACGGGAGATAGGGGGtcataaatcgacaaaataacTGTTCAAATTAAGACACTTTTGTGAGAATGCAGGtagggaaaaaatattttggttttcttgaacctaggaaaattattaatatgccgGAAACAGATATTCCATACCATTGTTTGAAtctcaaataaaaatttccagaagttttctcagatcaattcgaatctcaatttactcatgtacttttattaataaagaaatATCTTTCTGAAACAATGACCAAAAGGCAATATTTTCAGAATTACTATTTATTACCAGGTACAGTTGTTTGGAGAGTTATTTTTCAGAAGTAcagatgtgtacatatgtatataccgcaATCATGCTATTTTTACTCTTCCGGTAACTGTGGATAGTGTAGAAAgaacattcaataaattaaaaataattaaagattacaAAGAAATTCGATCGGTCAAACCAGACTCAATGAGCTAGCTTTACTTACAATTGAGCGCAAAGAAGCAGTCAAAATGAACCTCAATCAACTAATTTATGATTTTACAAACTGTAAGGCTCGAAAGACATTTTAAAATAGGCgagttaaattaagaaaattatattatggacctatgtacatattaacaataactttgtttatattaatactTTGTTGCAAAACCAAAAATTtggtattcaatttaaaaactcgagggggggggggtcctTGATAATTTTTTGCTTACGGACCCAAAATTTTTCAAGTAGTGATAAGGCATGCTTGGTGGATTGCCTGGGGATTTCACGTCAAAACTAGTAAGTTATGTAATTTGCGATTGAAATATcgatcaattatattatatatagaacttGAAAACCAGACAGAACATTTTCaatgaacgattttttttagcaattactttaatatttaaacttaagcagttgaatttaaaataaaattagctcATACGAGTCCATaaaatttcaactgttttatggAGACAATTTTGCCCATTTTTGTGTGGCTTATTGAGTTGATTTATTcgaaatatattttagaatccATCATCTTCGTATATCACAGACCTTTTGGCtttcacataaatatatgtatatgtgaaaatttccaactagtaCGATTGATTTGCCTATAAATTGACGTCACGTATTCGCAAGTTATAAATAATATGGCGAAATAATATACGAGTACTATTCCACTGTAATTCAATATAtggatcaaaataaaaataaatgtattcattAGATTTTTACTGTCTTCAAATTAGcaagttgaattatttcattgtgcACCGGGcaaaggtccgtttatattatccaacacTCCACGTCAACGGCTTGGCACAGAACTACACGGAAATActtttattctattattttattctacatatatacaaatacataagaTGGATTGCTAGAAAGAAATTAtttgtgtacgtacataaagaaattatttatgtatgtacatagttacgaGTAAGATAGTTTAATCgcaagtaattatttatgtgatttacattgggatttacctgtaaggccttcctggtttatatgtaaataaataaataaatgtacatagtaCTAGCTAGACATAATTACTTGTGATTGAACTGCCTatcttataattatataaataattactttctAACAATCGATCTCATGTTCTTAAACTTGCTAAAAAAAGATGTACTACACTCTAGATTAGAcccggcacgttcatacttttGAATGAGAGCatggcaaaatcggcttacatataagAGAGAAGTACCATGAAGGGGCCATACGCGATTGCCAgtctattttaaataatgtcacaaaaatgaatattgtttttttaacaatggtacatatactatttgctaaCCAATGTTTCCATTTGACAGAGAATTTGccgccatatattgaaaatttatttaattaattaattaattaatttttctattggtgttttatattgtttacatgtatgtaggtacataggtagtttttaccttttttttcattgtaaacaattaaatataaatatatagatctaaccggcacatttttttttaacaacttAATGTGCCAACACCCATtcaatgatatgtcatcgggtacaacactagtaatgaataattaaaaaaaaaaaaaacacgaaataTTCTCACACTATTATGCAAGTACTGAATGTTCATCAAATAATATGATGAACCAAGTAAACAGATATTATGTATCCAACGAAACTTCTAACAACTCTCACTAATGATTcaaagattttgtacataaatagctGTTGTTGGGAtatgtttatagtatttttagCGATGCATAACATGGATAATATCAAAATGCAACTTACATGTATGGGAAGCCAGCAAACTGCGAAAGCTGCAACAACCACCAGCACCATTCTCGTAACACGCCTTTTCCCCTTGCGAGACTCGGCAGACAACCGTTGTCCAGGTGCGTTGCGCCACAGACGTGCCAACAGACGGACGTACAACACGCAGATCAACAATAAAGGAACGGCGTACGAAGATAGGAAAAATGACACCTGGAAAAAGGGTCGATAGCACAACGAACTCTCcaagaacacacaagatgactgGGTGCGTCCCTTATGATCGTAATGCTGTTCGCCGTGACAGATGGCCACTGGAAGAGCGCTGCTCACGATCAACATCCAAGCCAGAGCTATGGCTATAAAAGCGTTGCTCTCGGTACGGATCCCCATTGACGCAACCGGATGTACCACAGCCAGGTACCTATCCAGGGACATCAGCACCAAGGTGTAGATGGAAGCATGTGCCGTCACTACGATCAAATACTGGACGACTTTACACCAAACATCCCCGAATGGCCAACGGGTCAAAACATAATCAGTGGCCGTGAACGGCACGCAAAACACCACGAAGAGGAGATCTGCAACGGCCAAGTTGATGATGAGCAGATTCGTGGTGGAGCGCATGCCCGGATTCCAGGCGACGACAGCCACCACTAAGGCATTTCCGATCAATCCAGCTAATCCTATAAATCCGAAAAATACAGGAACAACAGTCGATACGATGGCTTCGATGCCCCAATCTTCTTCTGGCGCAATCGTGGTGTAATCCATCAACCAGGTGGCGTTCGTCGTACACATGTCGGTCCATCCTATCGAGGTGGTGTTGCAAGGGTTGTAAATTTCGTTCGCTTGAGTCATCTCGTGATAATGATGACCGCTTCCAGTTGTTGATGAAATGTATCTATATATCTGTGGGTTTGTTTTATTCGGAGTTCAAATGTTGTTGATACATGGTGGTTTGTTCGGCGGTCGTCATTGGGCTGCCCACGCGCATTTTCGCCTCTGTTTTTCACGCCAATGTTTTTATCTCGTCAAtcgaattttcatattttttctcgATTCATccgatttttatttgtttttgtatgtatatatgtatatatgtgtgtgtttttttccttttttcgtTTCTACAAACAGTGCGAAAAGCGTTCGTCACAATGCGACATTCTCTCTGCGTTCAAATcctgtaaaaaatgaaaaagaaaataaacaatatttttcggATCAAATAAtctttttgatttataaataaaatgtgcgCACAGCACGATTCAATCACAAAGGGTATAATATTAACTTTGAATTTAGTACAGGCATCTTATTGTTTTGTAAAGGTGggcatatacatgtataacatacatatgtatgtaaatacatatcacatatttacatacataggtaaatgtatattgtatataaaaggtAGGTATTACCTTTTCattcaaatgcatacatatgtacgtttatatttagtatgaaaaataaattgcaaGTAAACAACATTGCAAGTAAAAAGACTACTTATATTCATGCTATTTAGCACCACCCGTTTTCGGCACATTCATACTTGTATTGGGCAAGTGCAAGCCTAGCCGGATGTACCTGTATACTAAAAAAGCTTAAGCTTAGGGCCTCCAAacaagatgtacatacatacatatacatatgtatatcataatttttatataaagtaaataaatattcaaataaaaaaaattttaaccccGGATCTTcagaaatataaacataatcgcaaatttttaaattatcggttagTAAAAttggctatttttttaaattttaatcaaccTTTTAACCGCTTAtacgcccagccgacgcgctgagcgtataatagatacggctgtttgcgccttaaggcgctttgggcagctaagcggttaagtaactttaatttataaatattattaatattgaaaaaaaaaacacaaacaacTTAATTTGCAAATTGAGCCTAATTGGGATTTACGtgggaattatttaaaaatatatggtcattaaaaataataatttgggaaataattattgttatattgtCACACtcgaaattaaacattttacaaatcaaatttaacaATCTACAATTAAAATTCGACCATAGGAAATgcatactttaaaatttaattttccatGATTTTATCTCAATGAAATTTACGATGATTCCGGATATTATGTGTGACTTTTAGGACAAAACCCAACAAAtccatattaataattttgtacGAAAAACATTTTATCATTAAGTTTAAGACATTCTATAAAGACAAAAAAATGCAGCCATACTAAgagttattaatttttttgttttccatttaaaaaaaattcgggtgtgaccaacccatgactttatcaatgtatttgaggaatataagaaggttacaaaacaaaattcgatattgaactaataactatgatagcgatacaaattgagcgcgaatatatgcaaatacttgcacaagacaaaagttctacttccggttgtcggattttgttcaaatttttatttgaacaaattttttatttgattatttaaaatcagtataattattatacacattaaatatcaagagaatcaaaataatataaaaggtcaaaataaaataatgaaatattgttttaaaaaaaaatactacttccggtttacaaattctgaccaaaacgttatcaaatctaagttagtacataaagaatacaaatataaattttcagcttaatacgtttaggggtgtggacaggatccaggcgacaacatttttaacctttttaataggagaaaatcctacttccggttcattaaatttggtgattttattttttatttttacttaaaatcactatttttattat containing:
- the LOC143920294 gene encoding allatostatin-A receptor-like, which produces MTQANEIYNPCNTTSIGWTDMCTTNATWLMDYTTIAPEEDWGIEAIVSTVVPVFFGFIGLAGLIGNALVVAVVAWNPGMRSTTNLLIINLAVADLLFVVFCVPFTATDYVLTRWPFGDVWCKVVQYLIVVTAHASIYTLVLMSLDRYLAVVHPVASMGIRTESNAFIAIALAWMLIVSSALPVAICHGEQHYDHKGRTQSSCVFLESSLCYRPFFQVSFFLSSYAVPLLLICVLYVRLLARLWRNAPGQRLSAESRKGKRRVTRMVLVVVAAFAVCWLPIHVILVLKSLGKYEITQATVAAQIAAHVLAYTSSCVNPLLYAFLSEHFRRAFRRACCGPPPPALNSRGAPSKVTRFTGNANGTCTDVV